The DNA window AGGACGGCGACGGTGGGGCGGGTTCCGCCTGTTTCGTGAAGGAGAGTTCGAGACCCATCTTCATCGCGCCATCCCGTTTCACGGGGGGCTGGGGCTTCACGGCGGCATATAGCGATTCGATCACCGCGAGCACGACTTCAGGTGGTTGAACCTTGAGGATGATGCCGTCGACCCCGGCAGCAAACGCCTCGCGCGTGCGGGCCTGCTCCTCCAGTCCGCACAACAACACGATCTTACCGGTCGGGGCGAACTCTCGAATCTGGTTGATGGTGTCGAGGACGTTGCGCTCGGTCTCCAGATCCAGGATGAATAGGTCTGGCGGGCTCTCAATGCGGAGCAGGTCAGATATCCTCCCGGGATAGCAGTGCACCACTATCGGGAGGGTCGAGCTGGTTTCGAGAATTTTCTGTAAGCCCAACCACACGAGCCACTGACTGCTAAGAATCGTGATCCTGAGGGTGAACGTCGTAGAGCTGGCATCGGACATAAAGTCTCCTTCGCTCTTGCAATACCCTGTCGTGGAAACGATTTTGAAGAGGTTTTTGCCAAATAGAGATGCAACCCATGGCACAAACGGGCGCCATTTGAATGGTCCATTCAACGGTTGTTTGCTCATCATGGATTGCATTTCTTAGGGCAAGGCTGTCGAGATAAAACCGAAGGTGAGATGCGCTCAACTATCCACAACTGGTTGTGTGGCTATACATCTGGTCTGTTTTGGCGTGACGAATGCACCACTAGGACCACTCACGTCGCAAGAGGTTTTAACGGGCGGAGCAGGACGACGCTATCGATGGCAGGACGATTGTTTCGTAGTAGAAAGTTCCGTGCCCTAGTCAGGGTTTCAACGACATGATTGTTTACATGGCCCTATTCGGGCGTAGAGTCACAGGCGAGATATCGGTCCTGTGGTTAGTGGCTATGTGATCCCCTGATCAACCACGTAATGCATCAGTTCGGCGTTATTCTTGAGTTGGAGTTTCTCGAGAATGCGGGAGCGGTAGGTGCTGACGGTGCTCACCCCGAGGTGCATGGTCTCCGCGATTTCAGAGACGGTTTTCCCCGACGCGAGGAAACGCATAACCTCGAATTCCCGATCGGACAGCTGGTTGTGCAGCACGCTTTCCGAGCCAGGACGAAGACGATGTACGAGCTTTTCCCCGAGTGAAGCACCCACATACTGTCCGCCCGAAGTGACCTTCTTCACGGCATTAATGAGTTCCTCCGGGGCACTAGCCTTCATCAGATAGGCATCCGCTCCCGCTTTGAACATGCGGATGGCATATTGATCCTCCGGATGCAGGCTGAGCACGATGACGGGAAGGTCCGGACGCTCCGCCTTCAGCCGCTTGAGGGCCTCGGTGCCGGTGGTACCGGGCATGGAGATATCCAGGATAACGACATCCCACTTCCTGCATCTGACCAGTTCCAACAGATCGTGGGCGTTGCCGCATTCCCCGACCGTGACGGAATCCAGCCCGTCGGTTAACAAATCCTTCACTCCGCGTCGGAAGAGCGGAAAGTCGTCGGCAATCAAAATTCTCAGCATGGACTTCGACGAAACAGTTTCAGTTCTCAGCGCTCAGTTGTCCGCTCGGCCAATTCCCTACCTCCCCATGAGAGTGAAGGGGAAGGAAAGAGGGCGCTTACGTCGCCGCCGCTTGTCAACAGGATGAAATACTCGCAGTTCGTCGTACGAGACACTTTCGTTTCCCCCCGCCTAGAGGCTCCGACGAGAAACAGCCAGAAAAGCTCCAATCTAGACCACAATAATAAGACGGTCGGATAAATGACAGCTGGGAACTTTCCTAGGGTGGTCCTTGTGGAACATACTGAATTCCTCGATCGGCCTCTCGATGGACTGACCGCACAAGGCATCCGGTTTTGCGTTCTTGGAGAACAGGCGGCAACGCCTACGTCGCTAATACGAGGGATCAACTACATAGTCATGCTCGACATGTTTTGGGTTTGTCCCCTTCCTGCATCCTGCGGCGAGGGAAAACTCACCGCATGTCGGACCCTGTGAAAGGCTGAGAGGAACCGATGAAGAAAAAATACCCGCCGTTGTACCACATGTGCATTAGAATCGAAGGAACCGTGGAGCCGAACCGATCGCGAAGCAGGCCAAAGACCAGTGAAGGGAAGAACACCAGGACCGCCCAGATCGGCCTATGGCTCCAGAGGTGAAAGACTGCGAAGAAGAGAGAGACCGAAATGTTGGCGCCGCTCAAACCACATAGCCAGGGTCGTATCCAGCCACGCTCGATGAGTTCGCCCTGCAGCAATCCTCTAAACAGCAGCTCTTCCCATAGAGGGTACCAGACTGCCACTGAAACAAAGCCCAACGACCACACTTGGACAACAGGTATCGGATGAACGGGAACGGCCCATGCCATAATGGCCCACGTTAACGGAGCAACCCCAGCACAAAGGAGAAAGGTTACATCTCCAAATAATGTTGGGGGCCAGCGGAGCCCTAGCCAACCCAGTGTCTGATAACAATCGGCTCTCGACACAGTTGTCTCCGCAACCACTGACCCCGGTCGAGTGATGTCAGTCCAGTAGAGCTGCTAAGGATGCATAGTCGAGCGAGGCTTTCACTCGCTCTAACCAAGCTTTGCGCGCCGCATGGTCAGACCGATAGAGGACATCTTCCTCGGCCAGCGTTGACACCGATATGGCAATCACTTGGATCTTTCCCGGCTGACTCCGGTTTGGAAAAGTCGGATCCATCTTATAGGCAAGGGCCTGCTCTACCGAGCCAGGCTCGAGGTTGGTCAATTCATACGCACCCCGCAAGGCTTCCTCCTCTAGTGCGGCACGTGCCATATGGTCCTTGTGGATTTGGTCGACGCCTTGCAATAAGTCCCTGGCCTGCATGCGCAGCCGACGCTCTTCCGCTTCGTTGACGCTCGCGGCTGCCTCTCTCTCCAGTCCGCGACTGTGCTCCCGTATCTCACCCACTCTCTCCTGATCATTCAGGCTGAGCTCTCGCAGTTCATCGACCTGAGCCTCCATCGCCTCACGGGCGGAGCCATCGGTATCAGCCGACACTGCTGGCATCGCGAGTTGGCGAGCCGTAAACGACGCCCGGTACACGCGGTATTCGTTGAGCAGCTTTGTGAGATGTGCCTCCCGTGCCGCTTCCTTGGCTTTCGCCGCTTGAATGTCCGCAGTAAGTCGCCTCATGTTCTCCACATACTGGTGGGCGCCGGCTGGATCGGTCTTTCTCCGCAATGCCGCAGTCCGGTCGATCATGGCCTGATCGGGAGCTTTGCGTGAAACCCTGGCGTTACGCCAATCGGCCAAGGCCCTTTCACGGGCAGCACCCACACGATCGAGCCGATCACCGAGGGTTTGAGGGATCCATGGCAAACGCCCAGCCTTCGAGAGCACAACCCACCCGTTGTACTCGGGATAACCACCCATCGTGCCGGTTAGCTTCGGAATTTCGTCCTGGCTCATGAACATATCCTTGGAGAGGTGGTTGAAAAAGATGCTGATCCCTCCGATCGATCCGGCCACACGGTCTGCCTCGGGAGCAATCCCGCATTCTCCTTTCCAAATCCCGATGCCTACCGACGTCTGTTCCGGGTAGGCGCGCACGGTCAACCGCGAGCCTATTGGTTCATATCGGTTGGTAGCCATCGTAGTCCGCATGCGGACAGGGACCCGTGGATTCAGGAATTCCTCTGACTGCTTAAGAATGGCTTCGGCTGCGCTCATGGCCTTAAGGTGACGCGCCCGTTGTTGATCGGTTGTGGGTCCCTCGTTCTGACGTGGCGCCCAACACTGAACCTGCGCGTGAACCACGGTTGTCGTACCGACGGTCATCAGCAGGGCTGCAAGGAGGAAATGACAAATCATGAAGCGACTGAGGAGCGAAACGGACATATGATCTGGGCAATGTGGGATCTCGCTTACCCAAAACACGCTCGAACCGAAACCGCTCGAACTCCTCCGCCGCCCGCATAGCAAAGATACCGAGAATGGTCGTTGCGCGCTCGTGATCCGGCATCGGCTTGGGTCCATGATGGCCATATGTACCAGAACGCGGTCACCGGGATCCACAATCGGCACAGCGCAGCAACCAGAACTCTCGACGTCGATGTCTTAAATCAATTGCACATGCGGGCAAAGTTCCCTGTGCTGTTCCGGATGGTGCCGGCATTTCCGGGTCAGCAGAGAGCACGAGGGGCTTGTTCTCCATGGCAGGATCCGCGGAATCAACCAGTAGACGAATCATATGTTCGGATTAGGTTGAGGTCGTCCTGCGCTCCTGAATCCGGTGGCGCTGTGTGATGGCCGTCACGACTTGCTCGGCCTCGGCTTCGTCAAGACCTGCGCCGAATCGATGAGTTTTTGCGCCATAATCAAAAGCGATTACCCCGCCTCCGATTCCCCATAGTTGGAGACTGGACGAGAAGTCCAGCGGATTGAATCCAGCTCGCCAAACGCGCAGATCTCGCATCTGCAAGAGATCGTAATCCTTATCGAAACCGAATCCTCCAACGTCGCGCCGAGTTTTGAATGTCTGTCCCAGCACGATGACTATCTCCTTCCCCATTACCTGCCACAACCAAGCGTAGACAGCCAACACACCACCAATCGTCCAGATGCTGAACCATGCCGACATGAAAAACTCTCCCTCAGGCGGGGCATCGCCGTTCAAAAGCTGAATGGCGACCATGACTTCAGCCACCGTCCAACCACAGATCCAAAACCCCAGCAGGCAAATCACGAACACACTGCGTCGACCAGGGATGACGAGGCGCAGCCCTGCTGACGTATCCGCGATGGTGATTCGAGCGCCAGCTTGTTGTAGCATTACCATCAGGTATTCACTCTGAAGCGGTCGGCATTATTACATGGATCACTGGTGCGTCTCACAAAATAAGGCAGCTCGATGCACAAGCTTTCTTTCGTGACGTCCACAGTTATCGGATCAGCGGGCAGGGATGGTGGGGCCGATCTTATCGAGGATCACCTGTTTAACCTGTGTGGTGAAACGCTTGGAGATCTCCAAAGTGCGCAAAGCATGACCGGACTCCGACACGTTGTACGTGGCCGGTGAAACCTGTGAGGTGA is part of the Nitrospira sp. genome and encodes:
- the mrtJ gene encoding JDVT-CTERM system glutamic-type intramembrane protease, translating into MAWAVPVHPIPVVQVWSLGFVSVAVWYPLWEELLFRGLLQGELIERGWIRPWLCGLSGANISVSLFFAVFHLWSHRPIWAVLVFFPSLVFGLLRDRFGSTVPSILMHMWYNGGYFFFIGSSQPFTGSDMR
- a CDS encoding response regulator transcription factor codes for the protein MLRILIADDFPLFRRGVKDLLTDGLDSVTVGECGNAHDLLELVRCRKWDVVILDISMPGTTGTEALKRLKAERPDLPVIVLSLHPEDQYAIRMFKAGADAYLMKASAPEELINAVKKVTSGGQYVGASLGEKLVHRLRPGSESVLHNQLSDREFEVMRFLASGKTVSEIAETMHLGVSTVSTYRSRILEKLQLKNNAELMHYVVDQGIT
- a CDS encoding response regulator transcription factor translates to MSDASSTTFTLRITILSSQWLVWLGLQKILETSSTLPIVVHCYPGRISDLLRIESPPDLFILDLETERNVLDTINQIREFAPTGKIVLLCGLEEQARTREAFAAGVDGIILKVQPPEVVLAVIESLYAAVKPQPPVKRDGAMKMGLELSFTKQAEPAPPSPSWPDALTERECEIIRLVEQGLSNKDIAYELSISDSTVRHHMTSIFDKVGVPNRQKLLLHAHRSRSTPA